The proteins below are encoded in one region of Peribacillus muralis:
- a CDS encoding BglG family transcription antiterminator, which yields MNRFNDRYSELVYHLFYEDNWCSLNELSKKTGYSKSTLWRDLLHTDSTLPPEWKIEKNEAQGVRLIKPKNGTIEELWFHLRSENTYFQTLELILLNNGVTINYITQHVHISRSTVYRQLEKIEEVVKSAGVQLTHSPYKIVGDEKKIRRFIMQYVEYMSGNLNDFITSFDIKEFQEHVLKLLKEHKTSLHMGAIQRLAIILHISNIRITHSCFVTIPQAVIDENEHSTVFEISKKLFKFMEKISNREKQIQEIFFFSLYLMSEEMSLNRTQELRYIRSKLNSDSGMPLNHFLINLSREIGLDVSQDDIFMYEFAQTLRGITFDLKLKTDTRINNILQFVPYFEKNPLFGMIQEIAKNISREFSISFEDIEILEIFMLVQASILRKKNQMVIETALVCRSYVEKDYIREVLKHHFGNQLNIYVMDFSDIDSLYRKNGFDLLITTDLGQLINIEHIPIYKVSSFPTPSEIKEIKIFTRENFIDRYGLNHNILYPFEDDID from the coding sequence ATGAATCGATTTAATGATCGTTATTCAGAACTCGTGTATCATTTATTTTATGAAGATAACTGGTGCAGTTTAAACGAACTTTCAAAAAAAACGGGCTATTCAAAAAGCACATTATGGAGGGATTTATTACATACTGATTCAACACTTCCGCCCGAATGGAAAATTGAAAAAAACGAAGCTCAAGGCGTAAGGCTAATTAAACCGAAAAATGGTACGATAGAAGAACTTTGGTTTCATCTTAGAAGTGAAAATACCTATTTTCAAACTTTGGAGTTAATTCTCCTTAATAATGGAGTAACCATAAATTACATTACACAACATGTACATATCAGCCGTTCCACAGTGTATAGGCAGCTAGAGAAAATAGAAGAAGTAGTGAAAAGTGCCGGTGTTCAATTAACACATAGTCCGTATAAAATCGTTGGTGATGAAAAAAAAATCAGGCGCTTCATTATGCAGTATGTTGAGTATATGTCCGGGAATCTAAATGATTTTATTACATCATTCGATATTAAGGAGTTTCAAGAACATGTTTTGAAGCTATTAAAGGAGCATAAGACATCCTTACATATGGGAGCGATCCAAAGATTGGCGATCATCCTTCATATCTCTAACATTCGCATAACCCATAGTTGCTTTGTAACCATCCCGCAGGCGGTTATTGATGAAAACGAACATTCAACAGTGTTTGAGATATCCAAGAAATTATTTAAATTCATGGAAAAAATATCGAATAGGGAGAAGCAAATTCAAGAAATATTCTTTTTTTCTTTATATTTAATGAGTGAAGAAATGTCTTTAAATCGTACCCAGGAACTCCGCTACATACGTTCCAAACTTAATTCGGACAGTGGTATGCCTTTAAATCATTTTCTGATTAATTTATCAAGAGAAATTGGCTTGGATGTCTCTCAGGATGATATCTTCATGTACGAGTTTGCGCAAACCCTGCGGGGAATCACCTTTGATTTGAAATTAAAAACAGATACGAGAATAAATAATATATTGCAATTCGTCCCTTATTTCGAAAAGAACCCTTTATTTGGGATGATTCAAGAAATAGCTAAAAATATTTCGCGTGAGTTCTCTATATCTTTTGAAGATATAGAGATTTTAGAAATCTTCATGTTGGTTCAGGCTTCTATATTAAGGAAAAAAAATCAGATGGTCATAGAAACGGCTTTAGTCTGTCGTTCATATGTTGAGAAAGATTATATTCGTGAAGTCTTAAAGCATCATTTCGGAAATCAGCTAAATATCTATGTAATGGATTTTTCTGATATAGACTCACTTTATAGAAAAAATGGCTTCGATTTATTAATAACTACTGATTTAGGTCAATTGATTAATATTGAGCACATCCCTATATACAAAGTGTCTTCATTTCCAACACCTTCCGAGATAAAAGAAATCAAGATATTCACAAGAGAGAATTTTATTGATAGGTATGGTTTAAACCACAATATCTTATACCCATTTGAAGATGACATTGATTGA
- a CDS encoding accessory Sec system protein Asp2 encodes MKKYIKRLIIKCYMFSVLFHEKVFQTAKCNLRYLLVKKKKSKKLLVIFSGYPGEGQQARYNYILKFSRLRCHRLYILDNFGPHNKGAWYLGENMDFYIEDAVVQLIDNTLKELGLTRQDVITCGSSKGGYAALYFENKHHYYASISGAPQPLLGDYLDRDVHRNIFEYIAGKEGETRHEDLNNLIYKAIKQKRGQNRIFVHVSKNEHTYEGHVLPLLNFLEQNNIEVRMDYGEYKKHDQVGFYFPPFALRIMEEILNEDIDVVR; translated from the coding sequence ATGAAAAAATATATAAAAAGGCTAATTATTAAGTGTTATATGTTTTCTGTACTATTTCATGAAAAAGTATTTCAAACGGCAAAATGTAATCTTAGATACCTTTTGGTAAAAAAGAAAAAAAGCAAAAAGTTATTGGTTATTTTTTCAGGTTATCCTGGGGAAGGTCAACAAGCTAGGTACAATTATATTTTAAAGTTTTCTCGATTGCGATGTCATCGGCTTTATATTTTGGACAATTTCGGCCCTCATAATAAAGGTGCCTGGTACCTAGGAGAAAACATGGATTTCTATATTGAAGATGCAGTAGTGCAATTAATTGATAATACTTTAAAAGAACTTGGTCTAACGAGGCAAGACGTTATAACATGTGGCAGCAGTAAAGGTGGATATGCAGCACTATATTTTGAAAATAAACATCATTATTATGCTTCCATTTCAGGGGCGCCTCAACCATTACTTGGTGATTACTTAGATAGAGACGTACACAGGAATATTTTTGAGTATATTGCTGGAAAAGAAGGGGAAACGAGGCATGAAGATCTGAACAACCTCATTTATAAGGCAATAAAACAGAAAAGAGGTCAAAATAGAATTTTTGTACATGTTAGTAAAAATGAACATACTTACGAAGGGCATGTACTACCTTTACTCAATTTTTTGGAGCAAAATAATATCGAGGTACGAATGGATTATGGAGAGTATAAAAAACATGATCAAGTTGGATTTTATTTTCCGCCATTTGCATTGAGAATAATGGAAGAAATTTTAAATGAAGATATTGACGTAGTTAGGTGA
- a CDS encoding tyrosine-protein phosphatase, translating to MIDIHSHILPGVDDGADNIGESIVMARKAVEQGITNIIATPHYHKGKYDNDKEKVEGETRKLNQVLYDLEIPLKVWPGQEIRITDELLEDFDHNQIITLNGLQYILLELPSNHVPRYTERLIHDLQIKRITPIIAHPERNLEIIRNPDLLEYLVWNGAYSQITAGSITGKFGWKTKRFSNYLIGSDLAHFIASDAHNTGNRGFQLKEAYKMVQKNFGQKVVEEFNENAKSVLYGIKVK from the coding sequence ATGATTGATATTCATAGTCATATATTACCAGGTGTGGATGATGGGGCGGATAATATTGGCGAAAGTATAGTAATGGCGAGAAAAGCGGTGGAACAAGGAATCACCAATATCATTGCAACTCCCCATTACCATAAGGGGAAATATGATAATGATAAAGAAAAAGTCGAGGGGGAAACCAGGAAATTGAATCAAGTGCTATATGATTTGGAAATTCCGCTAAAAGTATGGCCAGGGCAGGAAATAAGGATAACGGACGAACTTTTAGAGGATTTTGATCATAATCAAATCATCACTTTGAATGGTTTGCAATATATCCTTCTCGAACTTCCTTCAAACCATGTGCCAAGATATACAGAGCGATTAATCCATGATCTTCAAATAAAAAGGATCACACCAATCATTGCTCATCCAGAGAGAAATTTAGAAATAATAAGAAATCCCGACCTTTTAGAATATCTGGTCTGGAATGGGGCGTATTCACAAATAACAGCTGGGAGCATCACAGGTAAATTTGGGTGGAAAACAAAAAGATTTTCCAACTATCTAATTGGTTCAGATCTTGCTCATTTCATTGCATCAGATGCTCATAATACAGGCAACAGAGGTTTTCAACTTAAGGAAGCATATAAAATGGTTCAAAAGAACTTTGGACAAAAAGTGGTAGAAGAGTTCAATGAAAATGCCAAGAGTGTTTTGTACGGGATTAAAGTCAAATAA
- a CDS encoding APC family permease, with product MLSSIKRFLIGRPLKSNALGDQKLNKTKALAILSSDALSSVAYGPEQILIVLITVGAAAFWYSIPIAIGVLILLTALILSYRQIIFAYPHGGGAYVVSKNNLGINPGLIAGGSLLVDYILTVAVSVSAGTDAITSAFPSLHAYNVVIAIIFVILLTILNLRGVTESASVLAYPVYLFVLALFILIGVGLYKILTGDVSPELHASIGTPVAGISLFILLRAFASGSSALTGVEAISNAIPNFKDPAPNNAAKTLIAMGSLLAVLFTGIVFLAYYLSIVPSAEVTVVSQIAEQIFGRNFMYFFIQGTTALILILAANTGYSAFPLLAVNLAKDKFIPRMFTIRGDRLGYSNGIIILGLASIILIVAFGGHTENLIPLYAVGVFIPFTLSQSGMMVKWIREKPKGWIVKLTINSIGAIISFIVTLIFFLTKFVHVWPVLVFLPIIILMFHRIRRHYDAVGDQLRITTCEPTLPIQGNVIIVPVAGITHVVENSLNYAKSLSADQIIAVYISFEREDEKKFEEKWKNWQPDIRLVTLHSYYRSIIQPLTKFVDTVEHKARESNYQVTVIIPQFIPKKGWHNILHNQSSLLIRAYLLYRRNVVVTTVPYHLKK from the coding sequence ATGTTATCATCAATTAAGAGGTTCTTGATAGGAAGACCCTTAAAATCAAATGCGCTTGGTGATCAAAAGCTTAACAAAACAAAAGCGTTGGCCATTCTATCTTCTGATGCTTTGTCTTCAGTTGCATATGGTCCGGAACAAATATTGATCGTTTTGATCACGGTTGGTGCTGCGGCATTTTGGTATTCCATACCGATTGCCATCGGGGTCTTGATCCTGTTAACAGCTCTTATTTTGTCCTATAGGCAGATCATTTTTGCTTACCCGCATGGCGGAGGGGCCTATGTCGTCTCAAAAAACAATTTAGGGATAAATCCAGGGCTGATCGCTGGTGGATCTTTATTGGTGGATTATATATTGACTGTCGCTGTAAGCGTATCAGCAGGTACGGATGCCATCACGTCCGCATTTCCCAGCCTGCATGCGTATAATGTCGTTATCGCTATCATTTTTGTGATCCTGCTTACCATCCTTAATCTTAGAGGGGTAACGGAGTCGGCTTCGGTATTGGCCTATCCCGTCTATCTGTTCGTTTTAGCATTATTCATCCTGATCGGGGTGGGACTATACAAAATCTTGACTGGCGATGTCTCACCTGAATTGCATGCGTCGATTGGGACACCAGTCGCCGGCATCAGTTTATTCATCTTGCTGAGGGCATTTGCATCCGGCAGCTCCGCCTTGACCGGCGTAGAAGCAATCTCCAATGCGATTCCTAACTTTAAAGATCCAGCACCGAATAATGCTGCTAAAACTTTAATCGCGATGGGCTCATTGCTTGCTGTATTATTTACGGGAATTGTTTTCCTAGCCTACTATTTAAGCATAGTTCCCAGCGCAGAAGTAACGGTGGTTTCGCAAATCGCCGAACAGATATTTGGAAGGAACTTCATGTATTTCTTTATACAAGGCACGACGGCATTAATCTTGATTCTTGCTGCCAATACTGGGTATTCTGCTTTCCCGCTGCTCGCGGTCAATTTGGCCAAGGATAAGTTCATTCCAAGGATGTTTACGATAAGAGGCGACCGCTTGGGATATTCCAATGGAATCATCATTCTTGGGCTTGCATCGATTATCCTGATAGTCGCTTTTGGGGGGCATACCGAGAATCTCATTCCCCTTTATGCAGTAGGTGTTTTCATTCCATTCACCTTGTCACAGTCGGGTATGATGGTTAAATGGATTCGAGAAAAGCCTAAAGGCTGGATCGTGAAATTAACGATTAATTCAATTGGGGCGATCATTAGCTTTATTGTCACGCTCATTTTCTTTTTAACCAAATTCGTGCATGTATGGCCTGTTTTAGTCTTCCTGCCAATCATCATTTTGATGTTTCATCGCATAAGGAGACATTATGATGCGGTAGGCGATCAATTGCGAATCACTACGTGTGAGCCGACTCTTCCCATCCAAGGAAATGTCATCATCGTTCCTGTTGCCGGTATCACGCATGTAGTCGAGAACTCCTTGAATTATGCCAAATCTCTTTCTGCAGATCAAATCATTGCCGTATATATCTCCTTTGAAAGGGAGGATGAAAAGAAATTCGAAGAAAAATGGAAGAATTGGCAGCCGGATATCAGGCTCGTCACACTTCATTCGTACTACCGCAGCATCATTCAGCCATTGACTAAATTTGTAGATACGGTTGAGCATAAGGCAAGGGAATCCAACTATCAAGTTACAGTCATCATCCCGCAATTCATTCCGAAGAAGGGCTGGCACAACATTCTCCATAACCAATCCAGTTTACTGATTCGTGCCTACTTACTTTATAGAAGGAATGTAGTGGTTACGACCGTTCCATATCATTTGAAGAAGTAA
- a CDS encoding NADPH-dependent FMN reductase has protein sequence MKVVAIVGSIRKESYNLKLAKYIQTRYQDRFELEILNIRELPFYDQDIENDPPAVVKEFKGKVADADAVLWVTPEYNGTIPGVLGNAIDWLSRVDKVLIGKPSWIMGASMGQLGTVKAQLHLRDILFALGISSPLLPGNEVYVGAVHDKIDNDGSLTHESTVQFIDTVVDNFIDWYNHHTR, from the coding sequence ATGAAAGTCGTCGCAATAGTGGGAAGCATTCGTAAAGAGTCTTATAACCTAAAGCTTGCCAAATATATTCAAACTAGGTATCAAGACCGTTTCGAACTGGAAATCTTAAATATTCGTGAGTTACCTTTCTATGATCAAGATATTGAAAACGATCCTCCTGCCGTCGTGAAAGAATTCAAAGGCAAAGTGGCCGATGCAGACGCAGTTCTTTGGGTGACGCCTGAATACAATGGGACCATTCCTGGCGTTTTGGGTAATGCCATTGATTGGTTATCACGTGTGGACAAAGTCTTGATTGGCAAACCATCATGGATCATGGGTGCGTCCATGGGGCAGCTCGGAACGGTTAAAGCCCAACTGCATCTACGGGATATCTTATTCGCATTAGGCATATCCTCACCGCTTCTTCCGGGGAATGAAGTCTATGTAGGAGCCGTTCATGATAAGATCGACAATGACGGAAGCCTTACACACGAATCTACTGTGCAGTTCATCGATACCGTCGTAGATAACTTCATAGACTGGTATAATCATCATACTCGTTGA
- a CDS encoding FadR/GntR family transcriptional regulator, whose amino-acid sequence MAISKANRLSLVEQVVSQIETLIESGEWEIGNQIPPEMDLIKHFDVSRNTLREAIRSLVYAGLLVTKQGKGTFVKSTSSLGVAFQRRIQRSSLFETLEVRHALEREGAQLAALRRDQEDIKKLRFHITACRIAAEEKDIKAYEQSDIQLHKSIMGSSHNALLIDLYEHMEDSLHESIHQIVRMSSEANFHLSIHCTLVEAIIERDVKRATEAVNEYIAQFKKSLK is encoded by the coding sequence TTGGCCATATCCAAAGCAAACCGATTATCACTTGTTGAGCAAGTCGTTTCTCAAATCGAAACATTAATCGAATCTGGTGAATGGGAAATTGGAAATCAGATTCCGCCTGAAATGGATTTGATCAAACATTTCGATGTAAGCAGAAATACATTAAGAGAAGCGATACGATCGCTTGTTTACGCAGGACTTCTAGTTACGAAACAAGGAAAAGGAACCTTCGTCAAGTCAACAAGCTCCTTAGGGGTTGCGTTTCAAAGAAGGATCCAAAGATCAAGTTTATTTGAAACGTTAGAAGTCCGTCATGCCCTGGAAAGAGAAGGAGCCCAATTGGCCGCACTAAGACGTGATCAAGAAGATATAAAAAAGTTGCGGTTTCACATCACAGCCTGCCGTATAGCGGCAGAAGAGAAGGACATCAAGGCTTATGAGCAATCTGATATTCAGTTGCATAAATCGATCATGGGTTCATCACATAATGCCTTATTAATTGATTTGTACGAACATATGGAAGATTCCTTGCATGAGTCCATCCATCAGATCGTCCGGATGAGTTCTGAGGCGAACTTTCATTTAAGCATTCATTGCACTCTAGTGGAAGCCATTATTGAACGAGATGTAAAGCGAGCTACTGAAGCTGTAAATGAGTACATTGCACAATTCAAAAAATCTCTAAAATAA
- the lepB gene encoding signal peptidase I, giving the protein MKNDRKREVYSWSKSILFAVMIVFICQQFLFTPITVKGKSMEPTYENDDRIVVTKVGKPERFDMIVFYAPDADEKYIKRVIGLPGDRIEMNDDVLYINGKNYSEPYLKTKKAGIPPGEKLTENFTLKGLHGIDKVPAGHLFVMGDNRRNSWDGRRFGFIPEQSLVGKVEFRIYPLNEMGVPK; this is encoded by the coding sequence TTGAAGAATGATAGGAAAAGGGAAGTGTACTCATGGTCAAAATCGATCTTATTCGCAGTAATGATTGTGTTTATTTGCCAACAGTTTTTATTTACGCCAATCACTGTCAAAGGCAAATCCATGGAGCCTACCTATGAAAACGATGACCGTATCGTGGTAACAAAAGTCGGAAAGCCGGAACGTTTCGATATGATCGTATTTTATGCACCAGATGCCGATGAGAAGTACATAAAAAGGGTGATCGGTTTACCAGGTGACCGTATTGAAATGAATGACGATGTACTTTATATCAATGGGAAAAACTATTCGGAACCATATTTGAAAACAAAAAAAGCAGGAATTCCCCCTGGTGAAAAGCTGACGGAGAATTTCACTTTGAAAGGCTTACACGGGATAGATAAGGTACCTGCTGGGCATTTGTTCGTCATGGGAGATAATCGAAGGAACAGTTGGGACGGAAGAAGGTTTGGTTTTATTCCGGAGCAATCGCTTGTCGGTAAAGTTGAATTTCGTATCTATCCATTAAATGAAATGGGTGTGCCTAAGTAA
- a CDS encoding SDR family oxidoreductase produces MYKDLEGKVVVITGSSTGLGKAMAIRFAQEKAKVVVNYRSKPEEADSVLEEIKAASGEAIAVKGDVTVEGDVMNLVDTAVKKFGKLDVFINNAGIENPVPSHEMPLSDWNRVINTNLTGNFLGCREAIKYYVENDIKGNVINMSSVHEMIPWPLFVHYAASKGGVKLLTETLALEYAPKGIRVNSIGPGAIATPINADKLEDPKKKKDLESMIPMGYIGKPEEIAAVAVWLASSESSYVTGITLFADGGMTKYPSFQAGRG; encoded by the coding sequence ATGTATAAAGATTTAGAAGGCAAGGTCGTTGTGATAACAGGGTCATCAACTGGTTTGGGGAAAGCGATGGCGATTCGCTTTGCTCAGGAAAAGGCAAAGGTTGTAGTTAATTATCGCTCCAAGCCGGAGGAGGCGGATAGTGTATTGGAGGAAATAAAAGCTGCTAGCGGGGAAGCGATAGCAGTGAAAGGCGATGTCACCGTCGAAGGCGATGTAATGAACCTTGTTGATACAGCAGTAAAGAAGTTTGGGAAACTTGATGTATTCATCAATAATGCAGGGATAGAAAACCCCGTTCCATCTCATGAGATGCCGTTAAGCGATTGGAATAGGGTGATAAACACCAATTTGACTGGCAACTTCCTCGGCTGCCGTGAAGCAATCAAATATTATGTCGAGAACGATATAAAAGGCAATGTGATAAACATGTCCAGTGTGCATGAAATGATTCCATGGCCATTATTCGTCCATTATGCGGCAAGCAAGGGCGGGGTAAAATTGCTTACGGAAACATTGGCTCTTGAATATGCGCCAAAAGGAATCCGCGTCAACAGCATCGGTCCGGGTGCCATCGCTACCCCAATAAATGCCGATAAGCTTGAAGATCCCAAGAAGAAAAAGGACCTTGAAAGCATGATACCAATGGGGTACATCGGCAAGCCAGAGGAAATTGCCGCTGTAGCTGTATGGCTGGCTTCCTCCGAATCCAGTTATGTAACGGGCATCACTTTGTTCGCCGATGGAGGGATGACAAAATATCCTTCGTTCCAAGCTGGACGAGGATAA
- a CDS encoding RhaT/GlcU family sugar-proton symporter → MDIVLALLPAVFWGSIVLFNVKLGGGPYSQTLGTTIGALIFSIGVYIFADIKLSLLVFGVGIVSGLFWAVGQANQLKSIDLMGVSKTMPISTGLQLISTTLFGVIVFHEWSTMKAVILGVLALVFIIIGIVLTSLEDKESKEGKSGNLKKGIIILLISTFGYLVYVVVARLFDVDGWSALFPQAIGMVIGGLLLTFKHKPFNKYAIRNIIPGLIWAAGNMFLFISQPRVGVATSFSLSQMGIVISTLGGIIILREKKTKHQLIGIVIGIILIIIAGVMLGLAKS, encoded by the coding sequence ATGGATATAGTATTAGCGCTCTTGCCTGCGGTGTTCTGGGGAAGCATCGTATTATTTAATGTGAAGCTGGGGGGCGGACCTTACAGTCAGACACTGGGAACAACGATCGGTGCCTTGATCTTTTCAATTGGCGTTTATATTTTTGCCGATATCAAGCTATCTCTTTTGGTATTTGGCGTCGGCATCGTGTCTGGATTGTTTTGGGCTGTTGGACAAGCCAATCAGCTAAAGAGCATCGACTTAATGGGCGTTTCCAAAACGATGCCGATATCAACGGGGCTGCAGCTCATTTCGACGACGTTATTCGGGGTCATCGTTTTCCATGAGTGGTCAACGATGAAGGCGGTCATTTTAGGCGTCTTGGCATTGGTTTTCATCATTATAGGAATTGTCCTGACCTCATTGGAAGATAAAGAATCAAAAGAGGGAAAATCGGGAAACTTGAAAAAAGGAATCATCATTCTTCTCATCTCTACTTTCGGTTATTTGGTTTATGTGGTCGTTGCCCGGCTTTTTGATGTAGATGGCTGGTCAGCGTTATTCCCTCAAGCGATAGGAATGGTGATAGGCGGACTTTTATTGACATTTAAACATAAACCGTTTAACAAATATGCAATTCGAAATATCATTCCCGGATTGATATGGGCTGCAGGAAACATGTTTTTATTCATTTCCCAGCCTCGAGTGGGAGTAGCTACAAGTTTTTCGTTGTCACAAATGGGGATTGTCATCTCGACACTCGGCGGAATCATCATATTACGAGAGAAAAAAACGAAACACCAACTAATTGGAATCGTCATCGGAATAATCTTGATCATCATAGCAGGGGTAATGCTAGGACTTGCAAAAAGTTAA
- a CDS encoding CynX/NimT family MFS transporter, translated as MAIQQTVNQLEQKKINNNSRIGLLIIGVILIGANLRAPLTSVGPLVTSIRDALGITNALSGSLTTLPLLSFALLSPFAPRIARRFGMELTLFASLILLTIGIAIRSIGGVPTLFMGTILIGLAIAIGNVLLPSLIKHNFARNIGLMTGVYAVSMNLCGAMASGISIPIAFSSGMGWTGALGCWGILSLITVFFWMPQLRRPANGDKNVQTAQKQKNMNLWRSGLAWQITFFMGLQSFIFYTVITWMPEILEQKGLNADEAGWMLSIMQLAVIPITFIVPILAGRLQSQRILVVPPAVFLVAGIFGILYGSELFIPVCMMLIGIGVGTIFSLSMMFFSLRTRSTHEATELSGMAQSFGYLLAAIGPVLFGWLHDLTHSWTVPLLMLVAVSALIFIVGMRAGKNEYVTAH; from the coding sequence ATGGCCATCCAACAAACGGTTAATCAACTAGAACAAAAGAAAATAAATAATAACTCCAGAATCGGACTGCTCATTATCGGGGTCATTCTAATTGGAGCCAATCTACGGGCGCCTCTTACATCCGTAGGGCCCCTTGTAACATCAATCCGGGACGCTTTGGGAATCACGAATGCACTTTCAGGTTCCTTAACGACACTGCCTTTACTCTCTTTCGCCTTATTGTCGCCATTTGCACCTAGGATAGCCCGGCGTTTTGGGATGGAGCTCACCTTATTCGCCTCTTTGATATTATTAACGATCGGAATCGCAATACGCTCCATTGGCGGAGTCCCGACATTGTTCATGGGAACGATCTTGATTGGACTCGCCATAGCCATCGGCAATGTATTGTTGCCTAGCCTGATCAAGCATAACTTTGCAAGAAATATCGGTTTGATGACAGGCGTTTATGCTGTTTCCATGAACCTATGTGGCGCGATGGCATCCGGGATCAGCATCCCTATTGCATTTTCATCGGGTATGGGATGGACTGGTGCCCTCGGATGCTGGGGAATCTTATCGCTTATCACCGTTTTCTTCTGGATGCCGCAATTAAGACGGCCTGCCAACGGGGATAAAAACGTACAAACAGCTCAAAAACAAAAAAACATGAATCTGTGGCGCTCTGGTTTAGCATGGCAAATCACGTTTTTCATGGGATTACAATCCTTCATCTTCTATACCGTCATAACCTGGATGCCTGAAATCCTAGAGCAAAAGGGCCTGAACGCTGATGAAGCCGGCTGGATGCTATCCATCATGCAGCTCGCCGTCATTCCGATAACATTCATTGTGCCAATTTTAGCAGGACGCTTACAGAGCCAGCGTATATTGGTAGTCCCGCCTGCCGTTTTCCTTGTTGCAGGAATTTTCGGCATCTTATATGGAAGCGAGCTATTCATCCCGGTTTGCATGATGTTGATTGGAATTGGAGTCGGTACCATATTCAGCTTATCGATGATGTTTTTTAGCCTGCGCACCCGAAGTACCCATGAAGCGACGGAATTATCAGGAATGGCTCAATCTTTCGGATACCTACTAGCTGCCATTGGACCAGTATTATTCGGCTGGCTGCACGACCTTACACATAGTTGGACAGTTCCCTTATTAATGTTAGTCGCTGTATCTGCCCTTATTTTCATCGTTGGAATGCGTGCAGGTAAGAATGAATACGTAACTGCTCATTAA